The region CTGCAGCACTTCATCCATGGTCTCGACAAGCTGAATCGTGAGACTGGAGAGGATCTCCTGGGGGATGTCCGCCAGGTCCTTCTCATTGTCCTTCGGAAGCACGATGGTACGCAAGCCCATTCGGTGGGCGGCCAGGAGTTTTTCCTTGACCCCGCCGATGGGCAGAACCTTGCCGCGCAGGGTGATTTCCCCGGTCATGGCCAGGTCGCAGCGCACCGGAATCTTGGTGAGCGCGCTGACCATGGAAGTGCAGATGGTGATGCCCGCGGAGGGGCCGTCCTTGGGGATGGCGCCTTCCGGCACGTGCACGTGAATCTCGAGATTGCGGTAAAAATCCTTGGGCAGGCCGAACTGCGCGGTGCGCGAGCGGATGTAGCTCATGGCCGCCTGCGCCGATTCCTGCATGACGTCGCCGAGCTTTCCGGTGAGCGTCAGGCGTCCTTTGCCTTCCATCAGCGTGGTTTCCGTGGACAGCACGCAGCCGCCGACTTCCGTCCAAGCCAGGCCGGTGGTCAAGCCGACCTCGTTTTCCTTGCCCGCCCAGATTTCACGGAACTTCAGGATGCCGAGGAATTCGCCGGCGTTTTCCGGGGTGATCTCGATACTGACGGCGGCGCCGCCGGTGACGACCTTGCGGGCCACCTTGCGCGTGATGTTGTGGATCTCGCGCTCCAGGCTGCGCACCCCGGCTTCATGGGTGTAGTGGCGGATGATGTGCAGGAGTCCCTCGTCGGTATACTTCAGGTTTTTTTCGGCCACGCCGCAGGCTTTGCGCGCCTTGCGGACCAGGTAGCGCTTGGCGATCTCCAGCTTTTCCTGCTCGGTGTAACCGGGGAGGCGCAGGATCTCCATGCGGTCCTGCAGGGGCTGGGGGATGGTGTGCAGCACGTTGGCGGTGCACACGAACATCACTTTGGAGAGGTCGTATTCCACGTCGAGGTAGTGATCCACGAAAGCGTGGTTGAGCTCCGGATCCAGGACTTCCATCAGCGCGGAGGAGGGGTCGCCGCGGAAGTCGGTGGACATCTTGTCCACTTCGTCCAGCACGAAGATGGGATTGGTGGTGCCGGCCTTCTTCATCATCTGGATGATCTGGCCGGGGAGCGCGCCGATGTAGGTGCGCCGGTGCCCGCGGATTTCGGCTTCATCGCGCACTCCGCCGAGCGAGACGCGCACGAACTTGCGACCCGTGGCCCGCCCGATGGAGGTGGCCAGAGAGGTCTTGCCCACGCCCGGAGGCCCCACAAAACACAGGATCGAGCCCTTGGGATTCTTCACCAACTGGCGCACCGCGAGAAATTCGAGGATGCGCTCCTTGACCTTGTCCAGGCCATAGTGCTCATCGTTGAGGATCTTCTCCGCGGCGGCGATGTCGCGGATCTCCTTGGAGCGCTTCTTCCAGGGCACGGCGAGGAGCCAGTCCAGATAGTTGCGGCTGACGGTGGATTCCGCGGACATCGGGGGCATTAGCTCCAGGCGCTTGAGCTCCTGCACGGCCTTTTCATGGACGTCCTTGGGCATGCCCGCGGCGTCGATCTTCTTTTTGAGCTCGTCGGTTTCGTTTTTCTCGCCGCGCCCGAGCTCCTTCTGGATGGCCTTGAGCTTTTCGTTGAGGTAGTACTCTTTCTGGGCCCGCTCCATCTGGCGCTTGACGCGGGTGTTGATGTTGCGGTCCACGTTGAGCTTCTCGATTTCGATTTCCAGGATGTCCGTGAGGCGGTTGAGGCGCTCGAGGGGGTCCACGGTCTCCAGGAGGTCCTGCTTCTCGTCGACGGGGAGCTGCAGGTTGGCGGCGATGGTGTCGGCGAGGCGCGAAGGATCTTCCACGCGGGCGGCGGCGATCATGGTCTCGTAATTCATGCTCTGCGAAAGCTTGACGAACTGTTCGTACAGGGCGGTGATCTTCTGCACGGTCTGATCGGTCTGCGGGGAAGGCTCGACGCGGGCCGTCAGCAGGCGCAGATTGGCGCGGAAGAAGCCCTCTTCGCCGGTGACCGAAAGCGAGCGGGCGCGCTCGACGCCCTCGACCAGCACCTTGATGTTGCCGTCGGGCAGTTTCACGCTCTGGACGATATTGGCGAGCGTGCCCACGGCGTAGATCTCGTCGGGCTTGGGGTCATCCACCGAGGCGTCGTGCTGCGTGGCCAGGAAGATCTTCTTGTCGCCGACCAGCGCCTCTTCGAGCGCGCGCACCGAGGCTTCCCGCCCCACGATGAACGGGGTCATCTGCTGCGGGAAGATGACCATATCGCGCACCGGCATCATGGGTACGCGCTTCATATCTTTTTCGCGGTTGAACATAGGGCCCCTGAACTTCTCTCAGCGCCTGGAAAGCCGGCCTCAGCCGGCCTTTTCCAGCAAGCTCCAGTTGATTTCGTGGGTGCGCACCATCTCCGCGGTGACCACGAAGTCGCGCAACTTGCGCTGCATCGGCAGGTGATACATCAATTCCAGCATCAGGTCTTCCAGGATCATGCGCAGGCCGCGCGCGCCGACCTTGCGCTGCAGGGCCATGTCGGCGACCGTTTCGAGGGCGTCGTCGGTGAAGCGCAGGCGCACATTTTCGAATTCGAACAGCCGCTGGTACTGCTTCAGCAGGGCGTTCTTCGGCTCGG is a window of Terriglobia bacterium DNA encoding:
- the lon gene encoding endopeptidase La codes for the protein MFNREKDMKRVPMMPVRDMVIFPQQMTPFIVGREASVRALEEALVGDKKIFLATQHDASVDDPKPDEIYAVGTLANIVQSVKLPDGNIKVLVEGVERARSLSVTGEEGFFRANLRLLTARVEPSPQTDQTVQKITALYEQFVKLSQSMNYETMIAAARVEDPSRLADTIAANLQLPVDEKQDLLETVDPLERLNRLTDILEIEIEKLNVDRNINTRVKRQMERAQKEYYLNEKLKAIQKELGRGEKNETDELKKKIDAAGMPKDVHEKAVQELKRLELMPPMSAESTVSRNYLDWLLAVPWKKRSKEIRDIAAAEKILNDEHYGLDKVKERILEFLAVRQLVKNPKGSILCFVGPPGVGKTSLATSIGRATGRKFVRVSLGGVRDEAEIRGHRRTYIGALPGQIIQMMKKAGTTNPIFVLDEVDKMSTDFRGDPSSALMEVLDPELNHAFVDHYLDVEYDLSKVMFVCTANVLHTIPQPLQDRMEILRLPGYTEQEKLEIAKRYLVRKARKACGVAEKNLKYTDEGLLHIIRHYTHEAGVRSLEREIHNITRKVARKVVTGGAAVSIEITPENAGEFLGILKFREIWAGKENEVGLTTGLAWTEVGGCVLSTETTLMEGKGRLTLTGKLGDVMQESAQAAMSYIRSRTAQFGLPKDFYRNLEIHVHVPEGAIPKDGPSAGITICTSMVSALTKIPVRCDLAMTGEITLRGKVLPIGGVKEKLLAAHRMGLRTIVLPKDNEKDLADIPQEILSSLTIQLVETMDEVLQIALERPIVLPEHAAVAPVAETFTAVADKDSSLTN